Genomic segment of bacterium:
TGGTTGCCCGGGATATCCCGCGAGGAAAAACACACCGTATCCCCGGCGGAAAGCCGCACCACGGGATGATCGTTATGGGCGATACGGCTAAGCGCCGCGCGGCCCTCCCCCTGGCATCCCGTCGCCAGAATCAGCACCTTGTGCCGGGGCAGCTCCATCGCCTGCTTATCGGTCAAAAACGGTGGATATTGCGTGAGATAGCCGCTTTCCCGCGCCGCTTCCGTCGTTCGCCAGAGCGAACGCCCCACCAGCGCCACATGCCGTCCGGCCGCCTTGGCCGCAGCGCAGATACTGTCCACACGCGCCACATTGGTGGCAAATGTGCCCATCACCACCCTGCCCTTGCAATGGGCAATCACCTCGGGCAGGGCCTCGGCCACCTGCCCTTCGGATCCGGATTCTCCCTCCACAAACACGTTGGTGGAATCGCACACCAGCGCCAGCACGCCTTTTTCGCCAATCGCCTTGAGCCTGGCGCTGTCCGTTGCCTTGCCGATCACCGGCTGGGGGTCCAGCTTCCAGTCCCCCGTATGGAAAACCGTACCCTTATCCGTGTGGATGATGACCGCATGCATTTCCGGTATGGAGTGGGTAATCGGTTCAAATTCAATGGAGAACGGCCCGAATGTCAGCCTGGTATCGGCCTGGTATTCCCGCGTCACCAGTTTATAGGGTGATTGGTTATCCACCAGCTTGGCATCGATGATACCCTTGGCCAGCGGGCTGGCATAAATCGGGCAGCGGATGGCATCGGCCAGGTAGGCGATCGCCCCGATATGATCCTCATGCGCGTGGGTGATAATCAGCGCCTGAAGCGCGGGCCCAAGCTCTTCCATGAAGGCCAGGTCGGGCACCAGCACATCCACCCCGGCAATATCCTCATGTGCAAACCCGATGCCCAGATCCACCATGATGGCCTTGCCCTGGTAGATATAAAGGTTGGCATTCATGCCGATTTCGTCCGAACCGCCCAGCGGCACGAAATAGAGTGTTTCAGGTGATAAATCTTTAAATCGTAGCATGGTGTTTCTTAATCAAAAAGGTTCATTAGCCTGTAGGCCCAGTGGCCCAAAGAAGCCATATGTTTCTTATGCAGCAGCCTTATGGATCATCCAGAGCCCTTGCATGGTGAGGTCAGGCACGTGATGCTGAATGCTTTTCACCTCATCCATGATCAGCGTTGCCAATCCCCCCGTGGCCAGTACGGTCGGCTCTCCCATATCGGCCCTGAGTTTTTCAATGAGCCCGCCGATCATGCAGGCATAGCCATAATAAATGCCGGACTGCATCGCCCCCACCGTATCCTTTCCCACCACACCGTCACGCGGTTTGGCGAAATTCACCGAGGGCAGCTTGGCCGCGGCATCATGCAGTGCCTTGAGCGAGATATTGGGCCCCGGCGCAATAATGCCGCCCACATAGTGCCCGCGCATGTCCACCACATCGAAGGTCGTTGCCGTGCCAAGGTCCAGCACAATCAGGTTGGGCCCGAATGTCTCGCGCGCGGCAAAGGCGTTCACGAGTCGGTCGGCCCCAAGTTCCTGCGGGTTGCGCAGGTCAACCGGCATATCGATGGGCAGGGATTCGTCCCCCACCATGCGGCACATCACATGGCAGAGTTTTTTCACCGCCTCTTTCACCGTACCGTTCAGCATCGGCACCACGGAGGCGGCAATGGCATGCGTCACACTGCCATAGGCGATGCCTTTCAGGCGAAACAACCCTTCCAGCGTCAGCATAAACTCATCCGCTGTCTGATAACGATGCGTGGCAATGCGCCATTGCGCATGGATGCCGCCGTCATCGTTAAACAGCGCCACCACGATATTGGTATTGCCCACATCGATCGCCAGCAACATCAGCCATTCCCCTCAAGCAGCACAACTTCGCCGGCGGCGATGCACAGACGGTCTTTGTCGGTTTTCAGGCAAAGCGCACCATCCGCGTTGATCCCGTCATAACATCCCGTCAGCACATCATCCCCCTGCCGGACCCGCACCTCGCTACCCACGCGGAAGGCAAATTCCGCCCATGTTTCATGGAAGGGTGAAAACCCATGCTTCCCCCATATGCCATAAGCTTCAAGAATGGCCTGACGCAAAGGCGCGTAATGCGCGGCCGCCACGGCTGAGGCCATGAACGAGCTTTGAAGCGACACCGCCTCATCCTTCATCACAGCGGGCGATTCCAGCAGGTTGATCCCGATGCCGACCACAAGAAAATCCCCTTCCGCCTCCAGCAGAATGCCCCCTGCCTTGCGGCCCTGCCACAACAAGTCGTTCGGCCATTTCACCACAAGCTGCTCCGGTGATTGCATCAGCCCGCGCAGATAACGGCACACAGCCATCCCAAACACCAGCGACAGCTGCGCATGAAACTCCAGCTCCGCCTTCTGCAATGCGACCGACATCATAATATTGCCGGGAAGGGAGAACCATTCGCGCCCGTGCCGCCCCCTGCCCCGGGTCTGGCTTCGCGCCGCCAGCGCCAGCCCGTGCCTTGCATCGCCCGCACGACATAAATGCTTTAAAGCGTCGGATGTGCTCTCCACTTCCTCCAGCACAATAAGAGGAAACACACCTTTCGTGTCGGAAAACGAGTAATCATCCACATGATTCTGGTCAGGCTTTGCCATAAGCCTCTCTACATTACATCAATGCGCTGGCGGCAAAATGCCCTGCATCGATGAGCGGCTGCGGGTAAAACACATAAAGGCATGTCAGCGCGGTGCCCGCCAGCGTGACGGCCTGAACCGACCGTGAACGCACAAAGCTGAGTGCCACCGCCGCATCGTCAAACCAGATAAGCTTAACGATACGGATATAATAATAAGCGCCGACCACACTGCACAGCACCGCCACAACGGCCAACCACACATACCCCGCCTGCACCACGGCCTGAAAGAGGATGAATTTGGCGAAAAAACCAGCCAGCGGCGGAATGCCCGCCATGGAAAACATCAGCGCGCTGATGGCGAATGCATGCCAGAAATGGCTTTTGGAAAGCCCCGCCATATCGTCGATGGATTCGATATAGCCACTGGCGTTCTTCAGGCTCAGCATGCAGGCGAACATGGCGGCGGACATGGCCACATAAATCAGCAGATACAGCACCATCGCCTCATAGGCTGCGGGCGTATTGACCGCCAGTGCCATCAGCATATAGCCCACATGGCCGATGGAGCTGAAAGCTAGCATGCGCTTGATGTTGCGCTGCCGAATGGCCGCCACCGCGCCGATGATCATGGATGCCACGGCGACAAACAGCAGCAATTGCTGCCAGGAAGCGGCCAGGCTGCCGAACGGCTCCATCAGCACGCGCGAGAAAAGCGCCAGCGCGGCCACCTTGGGCGCCGTGGCGAAAAATGCGGTGATGTAGGTCGGCGAGCCCTGATACACATCCGGCGTCCACATATGGAACGGCACGGCGGATACCTTGAAGCACAGCCCCGCCACGATAAACACCACCCCCAGCACCATCATGGCGGAAGCGCCGCCGGATTCCTTGGCGAAACTGGCGATACCCGCAAATGAGGTGGTGCCGCTGACGCCATAAACCAGCGAGGAGCCATACAGCACAAAGCCGGAAGCAATCGCGCCCAGCACGAAATATTTCAGCCCGGCTTCCGTCGAAACCAGGTTTTTCACATCGCCCGAAGCCAGCACATACATGCTCAGGCTCGCCAGCTCTAGGCCCATGTAAAGCGCAATCAGATCATTGGCGGAAACCATCAGCATCAGGCCAACGGTTGCCAGCACCACCAGAATCGGCATCTCAAACCCGATAGCCCGGCCGGAACGCTCCTCCTGTTTGAGATGCCCCGCCATCATCAGCAGCACCAGGCCTGAAGCTCCCATCACCAGCAGCTTAAACACCAGGGTGAACTCGCTCACGCGCACCATGCCGTAAAACGCTTCCCCCACACGGAGGGAGCCCGGTTCCACAGCTACGGCAAACGCCACAGCCACGCTGCCGAGCAGCAGATAGCACATCTGCGAGGCCTTGAAGCCCGGGGAGAAAGCCCCCGCCACCAGCAGCAGCATGGCCACAATGCTCAGGAATATTTCTGGCAGAAGAATGGTGATGTCAAACATGCTGATCGGCATAATTTATTCCTGATTCAGGATGGGCTGTTCATGGCTGATGGTCAACGCCTCGCATCCATGAATGGCGGATTGGTGAGAATAATCGCAAAACTCATGTAATACACGCCCAATAGCTGGCTGCATGCTTTGCAGCAGCGGCGTCGGGTAAATGCCGAGCGCCAGCACCAGAAGCAACACCGGGGCGAAAGCAAACCATTCACGCGCATCCAGATCGAGCATTTTCTTAAGATCAGGTTTGGTCAACTCGCCCAGCATGATGCGGCGGTATAGCCACAGCGCATAAGCCGCGCCGAGGATCATCCCCGTGGCCGCCAGCAGCGTGATCAGCTTATTGGCGCTGAAAATACCGAGCAGCACCAGGATCTCTCCCACGAACCCGGAAGTACCCGGCAACCCAACGCTGGCCATAGTAAGAAACAGGAACACGAACGCATAGGCAGGCATACGCTCAACCAGCCCGCCATAGCGCGCAATCTCCCGCGTATGCAGCCGGTCATACACCACGCCCACGCACATAAACAGCGCGCCGGACACAAGGCCGTGGCTGATCATCTGCATCATCGCGCCCTGGATGCCCTCATTGCTGAAGCTGAAAATGCCGAGCGTCACCATGCCCATATGCGCCACCGACGAATAGGCGATCAGCTTTTTCATATCCTGCTGAACCAGCGCCACCAGCGAGGTGTAGATCACCGCAATCACGCTCAGCCAGTAAACCAGGTCGGCATAGTAAACGCTAGCGGCGGGCAGCATCGGCAGCGAAAACCGGATGAAGCCGTACCCACCCATTTTGAGCAGAATACCCGCCAGAATGACCGACCCCGCCGTCGGCGCTTGCACGTGCGCATCCGGCAGCCAGGTATGGAACGGCCACATCGGCACCTTCACCGCGAAGGAAGCAAAGAAAGCAAGCCACAACCACTTCTGGATTTCCAGAGGCAGTTTGGGCAGTTGTTGCGTCACCAGCACGATATCGGTCGTATGCGTCTGGTTATAAATATAAAGCAGCGCCACCAGCAGCAGAACCGAACCAAGCAGCGTATATAGAAAGAACTTGAACGCCGCATACACGCGGTTATCCCCGCCCCAGATACCGATGATCAGGTACATCGGTATCAGCATGCCTTCAAAGAACAGGTAGAACAGCACCATATCCAGCGCGCAGAACACGCCGATCACGAAACTCTCCAGCACCATGAAGCAGACCAGATAGGCCTTCAGACGCTTCTCGATCGCCCCCCACCCAGCCAGAATGCATATGGGCTGCAGGAAGGCCGTCAGCATCAGCAGATACAGCGAAATCCCATCCACCCCAAGGTGGTAGGAAATATTCATACCCGGAAACCAGGCGATGTTCTCAACGAACTGATAGCCCGCGGAAGCATGGTCGAACCGCCACCAGAGCACGGCGGAAAGCGCCAGCGTCAGCAGGGAGAAAAACAGCGCGACCCATTTGACGCCACAACGGTCGGCCTGCGTCTCATCCCGCATCACCAGCAGCACGAGACTGCCGATAAGCGGCAGCAGAATAAGGCTGCTCAGGATGGGCCATTGCGTGGAGATGACAGTGTCGAGCATGGTCAATCCGTTAACGTAGCAAGGTGAAGGCAAGCAGGGCGAAAATGCCGAGCATCATCGCCAGGGCGTAATGGAAAAGGTAACCGCTTTGCAGGCCGGAAAGCCGGTTGGCGGCATATTGAGTAAGGCGCGCCAGGCCGTTGGGGCCAAGCCCGTCGATGATGCGCACATCCACCAGCTGCCAGAAGCGGCGGCCAAGCGCCAGCGCTGGCTTGACGAACACGGCGTCATACAGCTCATCGATGTACCATTTGCGCCACAGAAACTGATGGATGGGACGGAGCGCAAGCTTCAGTTTGTCAGCCGCAGCCGGGCTCTTCAGGTAAAGGTAATAGGCAGCCAGCAGGGCAAACAGGATCGGCAGTTTCGTCACCCACCAGGCAACCGGGTGGCCATGCGCCAGTTCCAGCACCTCGTTATGCGGGCCGATTTTGATGGCACCGTTCCAGAAGTTCAGCTCCTGCGACAGCACATCGAAATAATGCACGCCCACATAACCTGCGCCAAGACTTCCCGCGACCAGCAGCAACAGCGGCGCCCACATGATGGCCGGAGCCTCATGCGCATGCTTATGCACCTTTTTGTCGCCGCGCTCCTGGCCATGGAAGGTCAGGAACAGCAGGCGGAAAGAATAAAAAGCCGTGAGGATGGAGGCGATAAAGCCGAACACAAAGGCGAATTCCCCCGCATCCGTATGCACCGCGAATGCCGACTGCAGGATGACATCCTTCGAATAATAGCCGGCCAGCGGTGGCACGCCCATCAAGGCAAGCGAGCCGATGAGCATGAAGGCGTAAGTGATTTTCATTTTCGGCGCGAGCCCGCCCATGCGCGTCATATCCTGCTCGTCATGCATGCCGTGGATTACCGACCCCGCGCAAAGGAACAGCAGCGCCTTGAAAAACGCGTGCGTCACCAGATGGAAAATACCGGCCGCGTAAGCCCCCACCCCGCAGGCGAAGAACATGTAGCCCAGCTGACTGCAGGTGGAATAGGCGATCACCCGTTTGATATCCGTCTGAACCATGCCGACGGTTGCGGCAAACAGCGCAGTGAACCCACCGACCACCGTCACCACCACAAGCGCCTCCGGCGACAGCTCAAACAGTGGGGAACAACGCGCAACAAGGAAAACACCCGCCGTCACCATGGTCGCCGCGTGAATGAGCGCGGAAACAGGCGTAGGACCTTCCATGGCGTCCGGCAGCCAGGTATGCAGACCGAACTGGGCGGATTTTCCCATACAGCCAATGAACAGAAGCAGGCAGATCAGCGTGATCGTATGCCACTCATGCCCGAGAAAGAAGGTCGTATGGGTAAGGTAGGCGGAGCTTCCCGCCGCGGCAAATACATCGCCAAATGTCAGCGTGCCGAAGGTGAGATAAATCAGCAGAATGCCCAGCACCATCCCGAAATCCCCGACCCGGTTTACAATAAACGCCTTCATCGAAGCCGCATTGGCAGATTCGCGCTTGAACCAGAAACCGATCAGCAGATAGGACGCAAGCCCCACCCCTTCCCAGCCGAGAAACAGTTGAATGAAATTATCGGCCGTCACCAGCATCAGCATGCAGAAAGTGAACAACGAC
This window contains:
- a CDS encoding MBL fold metallo-hydrolase — protein: MLRFKDLSPETLYFVPLGGSDEIGMNANLYIYQGKAIMVDLGIGFAHEDIAGVDVLVPDLAFMEELGPALQALIITHAHEDHIGAIAYLADAIRCPIYASPLAKGIIDAKLVDNQSPYKLVTREYQADTRLTFGPFSIEFEPITHSIPEMHAVIIHTDKGTVFHTGDWKLDPQPVIGKATDSARLKAIGEKGVLALVCDSTNVFVEGESGSEGQVAEALPEVIAHCKGRVVMGTFATNVARVDSICAAAKAAGRHVALVGRSLWRTTEAARESGYLTQYPPFLTDKQAMELPRHKVLILATGCQGEGRAALSRIAHNDHPVVRLSAGDTVCFSSRDIPGNHVRIGMLQNALVRNRIEVITSYDAPIHVSGHPAREELRQLYGWLKPKIAIPTHGEARHLHKHAALARELGVPETVEAFNGAVIQIAEGQTRITGQVQAGYYAVDGSSLLPLNGDVLKTRARVRDNGAVFISLLMDDDDEMDIRISAPGLLDAHEDRGLIDELRLHLEEQALTRRQKQGEAISKRVEQAARRFLERECDKRPYVIVHMLG
- a CDS encoding type III pantothenate kinase translates to MLLAIDVGNTNIVVALFNDDGGIHAQWRIATHRYQTADEFMLTLEGLFRLKGIAYGSVTHAIAASVVPMLNGTVKEAVKKLCHVMCRMVGDESLPIDMPVDLRNPQELGADRLVNAFAARETFGPNLIVLDLGTATTFDVVDMRGHYVGGIIAPGPNISLKALHDAAAKLPSVNFAKPRDGVVGKDTVGAMQSGIYYGYACMIGGLIEKLRADMGEPTVLATGGLATLIMDEVKSIQHHVPDLTMQGLWMIHKAAA
- a CDS encoding biotin--[acetyl-CoA-carboxylase] ligase — encoded protein: MAKPDQNHVDDYSFSDTKGVFPLIVLEEVESTSDALKHLCRAGDARHGLALAARSQTRGRGRHGREWFSLPGNIMMSVALQKAELEFHAQLSLVFGMAVCRYLRGLMQSPEQLVVKWPNDLLWQGRKAGGILLEAEGDFLVVGIGINLLESPAVMKDEAVSLQSSFMASAVAAAHYAPLRQAILEAYGIWGKHGFSPFHETWAEFAFRVGSEVRVRQGDDVLTGCYDGINADGALCLKTDKDRLCIAAGEVVLLEGNG
- the nuoN gene encoding NADH-quinone oxidoreductase subunit NuoN, whose product is MSMFDITILLPEIFLSIVAMLLLVAGAFSPGFKASQMCYLLLGSVAVAFAVAVEPGSLRVGEAFYGMVRVSEFTLVFKLLVMGASGLVLLMMAGHLKQEERSGRAIGFEMPILVVLATVGLMLMVSANDLIALYMGLELASLSMYVLASGDVKNLVSTEAGLKYFVLGAIASGFVLYGSSLVYGVSGTTSFAGIASFAKESGGASAMMVLGVVFIVAGLCFKVSAVPFHMWTPDVYQGSPTYITAFFATAPKVAALALFSRVLMEPFGSLAASWQQLLLFVAVASMIIGAVAAIRQRNIKRMLAFSSIGHVGYMLMALAVNTPAAYEAMVLYLLIYVAMSAAMFACMLSLKNASGYIESIDDMAGLSKSHFWHAFAISALMFSMAGIPPLAGFFAKFILFQAVVQAGYVWLAVVAVLCSVVGAYYYIRIVKLIWFDDAAVALSFVRSRSVQAVTLAGTALTCLYVFYPQPLIDAGHFAASALM
- a CDS encoding NADH-quinone oxidoreductase subunit M, translating into MLDTVISTQWPILSSLILLPLIGSLVLLVMRDETQADRCGVKWVALFFSLLTLALSAVLWWRFDHASAGYQFVENIAWFPGMNISYHLGVDGISLYLLMLTAFLQPICILAGWGAIEKRLKAYLVCFMVLESFVIGVFCALDMVLFYLFFEGMLIPMYLIIGIWGGDNRVYAAFKFFLYTLLGSVLLLVALLYIYNQTHTTDIVLVTQQLPKLPLEIQKWLWLAFFASFAVKVPMWPFHTWLPDAHVQAPTAGSVILAGILLKMGGYGFIRFSLPMLPAASVYYADLVYWLSVIAVIYTSLVALVQQDMKKLIAYSSVAHMGMVTLGIFSFSNEGIQGAMMQMISHGLVSGALFMCVGVVYDRLHTREIARYGGLVERMPAYAFVFLFLTMASVGLPGTSGFVGEILVLLGIFSANKLITLLAATGMILGAAYALWLYRRIMLGELTKPDLKKMLDLDAREWFAFAPVLLLVLALGIYPTPLLQSMQPAIGRVLHEFCDYSHQSAIHGCEALTISHEQPILNQE
- the nuoL gene encoding NADH-quinone oxidoreductase subunit L gives rise to the protein MALWVVLLPLIGFLLAGTTVRFISPRIAQIVTVLPMIGSAVLAGMVFNDVVMNKHAFVQDIAPWISVGNLNIHWALHLDALTAVMLIVVTWVSTVVHIYSVGYMSHDPHPQRFMAYLSLFTFCMLMLVTADNFIQLFLGWEGVGLASYLLIGFWFKRESANAASMKAFIVNRVGDFGMVLGILLIYLTFGTLTFGDVFAAAGSSAYLTHTTFFLGHEWHTITLICLLLFIGCMGKSAQFGLHTWLPDAMEGPTPVSALIHAATMVTAGVFLVARCSPLFELSPEALVVVTVVGGFTALFAATVGMVQTDIKRVIAYSTCSQLGYMFFACGVGAYAAGIFHLVTHAFFKALLFLCAGSVIHGMHDEQDMTRMGGLAPKMKITYAFMLIGSLALMGVPPLAGYYSKDVILQSAFAVHTDAGEFAFVFGFIASILTAFYSFRLLFLTFHGQERGDKKVHKHAHEAPAIMWAPLLLLVAGSLGAGYVGVHYFDVLSQELNFWNGAIKIGPHNEVLELAHGHPVAWWVTKLPILFALLAAYYLYLKSPAAADKLKLALRPIHQFLWRKWYIDELYDAVFVKPALALGRRFWQLVDVRIIDGLGPNGLARLTQYAANRLSGLQSGYLFHYALAMMLGIFALLAFTLLR